The Faecalibacter bovis genome includes the window TCAGGCTTGTGATAGTTTTGAAGGTTTTGAAGAAAGCATCTCAAATTTATTGTTTCATGATCGATATTTTAGGGAATATCAAATCATTTATCTGGTTTTTAATGGACAAAATCACAACATCGAAATTGATGGATATTATTATTCTTTAGAGGAAATTTCTGAATTATTTCAGGGTCGATTGACTGACAAAATCATCCATTTTTCTAACACCAAATGTTTAGATCTTGAGGATGATACATTTCAATATTTTTTAGACGTTACAGGTGCAAAAGCTGTATCTGGTTATGTAAATGAAGCTCCGATATTAAGCACAATTTTGGATCAACATTTTTTTGAATTTGCGAAAGAATTTTATGATCCTGTAGAATTGGTTGAAAATTTATTCGAAAAACATTATAATTTGTGCGTTAAAATGGGTTTTAGACTATATTATTAATTTAATAAAAATCATTTCATTACAATTTGTTAATTGACATAAATCAATTAATCGTTGGTTTAATTTACCTTAAATTTGCAAACAAATTAGATTATAAATGTCATTAATAGATAATTTACAGTGGAGATATGCCACAAAAAAATATGATTCATCTCTAAAAGTAAATGAAACTGATGTTCAAAAAATTGTAGAAGCTGCACGTTTAGCACCAACTTCTTCAGGTTTACAACAATTTCGTGTTCTTGTAATATCTAATCAGACAATTAAAGATAAATTAGTTGAAGTATCATTTGGACAAGAAATTGTAAAAGATTGCTCGCATTTGTTAGTCTTTGCTTCTTGGGAAAAATATACCGAAGATCTTATAGATAATGCCGCTGATTTTTCTACAGACGTTAGAGAATTACCTCGTGGACAATTTAGCTCTTATACAGAAAAATTAAAACGTGTATTATTATCACAATCAATAGAAGAAAATTTTTCACACACAGCTAAACAAGCTTACATTGGTATGGCAATGTCAATAGCGCAAGCTGCAGAGTTAAAAATAGATGCTACACCTATGGAAGGTTTTGAAAATGATAAAGTTGATGAAATTTTAGATTTAAAATCGAAAGGTTTAAAAAGCGTTTTGATGTTACCTATAGGTTATAGAGATATGGAAAATGATTGGAATGCAAATTTGAAAAAAGTTCGTATTCCAATGGAAGAATTTGCAATAGAAATCAAATAAAAAAAACCGATGAATAATCATCGGTTTTTTATTATTTAATAGATTCAAAATATTCTCTTTCAATTGATTCTCTAAAATCTGGGTGAGCAATTTCTACCATTGCCTTTACACGATCTCTGATATGTTTTCCCGACAGTTTTGCTACGCCGAATTCTGTTATAATATAATCGACATGAGCACGTGAAGTTACAACGCCTGCACCTTGCTTTAAGCTTGGTACAATTTTATTTACACCTTTATTCGTAGTTGAAGTTAATGCAAGAATTGACTTCCCTCCTTTACTCATAGATGCTCCAGTTATAAAATCAATTTGTCCTCCAACTCCTGAAAAAACATTTGTTCCGATAGAATCAGCACAGACTTGTCCAGTTACATCAACCTCAATTGCTGAATTGATAGAAATTAAGCGATTATTTTTTGCAATTTTATAAGGATCATTAGAAAATGAAGTTGGTTTCATTTCAATCACAGGATTTTGATTAATAAAATCGTATAATTCCTGTGATCCATCGGCAAAGGTTGAAACAATTTTTCCTTTTAAAATACCTTTATGTTCACCTGTTATAACACCTGATTTTACCAAAGGAATAATACCGTCAGAAAACATTTCAGTATGTATTCCTAAACCTTTATGATTCGTTAAATTTGCCAATACCGCATTCGGAATAGATCCAATTCCCATTTGCAAACAACTTTTATCTTCAATTAATTCTGCAATATAATTCCCAATTGTAATTTCATCTTTTGTAGAATCTGGCATTGCAAAAGCGTACAAAGGAGTGTGATTTTCAACAAAATAATTAATTTTTGATGCATGGATATATGAATCACCAAAAGTACGAGGTACATATTTATTAACTTGAGCAATAATCACACGAGCAGTTTCTGCAGCTGCATGTATATTTTCTATTGATGTTCCCAATGAACAATAACCGTGTTCATCTGGTTCGGTAACTTGGATTAATAATACATCAACTTTTAAATCACCGTTTAAAATTGCCTTTGGCATCGACCCCAAAAATATTGGAGTATAAGATCCATTTCCTTGTTTAATTGTGTGTCTTACATTTGCGCCCACAAACAACGAATTGACAAAAAACGAGTCTTTGTATTGGATATCAGCATATTTTGCCACACCATAAGTATGGATATGACACATTTCAACATTAGATAATTCAGAAGCACGATCAGTTAATGCATCTGTTAAAATAGTTGGCGTCATAGATGCAGCATGTACATAAACTCTATCGCCAGATTGTACAGCTTTTACAGCTTCTTGAGCAGTTATAAAAGTCATCTTTTCTTGAGTTGTTTTCACAAAATTAATTTATTCTTGCAAAACAATTAGTATAAATCAAATTATGACACCTGAAAAAAGAAAATTAATTGAAGAAAGTTTCAACAGATCAGAAACATTAAAATTTTATAATGCTTCATTAATTGAATCTAAAACTGGATTTATTTCAATAAAAATTCCAAAACAATCGCTTATGACGCGTAAACACGGTATGTTTAACGGTGCTACAATATCGTCATTGGTCGATGTTTCTTCAGGCTATGCTGCAGTGAGTAATTACGAAGATGATTGTTATGTTGTTACGGTAGAATTAAAAGTAAATTTCCTAAACGCAGCTTTAGGCGATAATTTATTGTCTAAATCTTATGTTGTGAAAGGTGGAAAAAAAATATGTGTGATACGAACAGAA containing:
- a CDS encoding DUF6642 family protein gives rise to the protein MDLKLYDEEFDDFKIFCLEGVKDIEDEEKSKLYPFLEHLALNKGITNVYQACDSFEGFEESISNLLFHDRYFREYQIIYLVFNGQNHNIEIDGYYYSLEEISELFQGRLTDKIIHFSNTKCLDLEDDTFQYFLDVTGAKAVSGYVNEAPILSTILDQHFFEFAKEFYDPVELVENLFEKHYNLCVKMGFRLYY
- a CDS encoding NAD(P)H-dependent oxidoreductase, whose product is MSLIDNLQWRYATKKYDSSLKVNETDVQKIVEAARLAPTSSGLQQFRVLVISNQTIKDKLVEVSFGQEIVKDCSHLLVFASWEKYTEDLIDNAADFSTDVRELPRGQFSSYTEKLKRVLLSQSIEENFSHTAKQAYIGMAMSIAQAAELKIDATPMEGFENDKVDEILDLKSKGLKSVLMLPIGYRDMENDWNANLKKVRIPMEEFAIEIK
- a CDS encoding acetyl-CoA hydrolase/transferase family protein, producing MTFITAQEAVKAVQSGDRVYVHAASMTPTILTDALTDRASELSNVEMCHIHTYGVAKYADIQYKDSFFVNSLFVGANVRHTIKQGNGSYTPIFLGSMPKAILNGDLKVDVLLIQVTEPDEHGYCSLGTSIENIHAAAETARVIIAQVNKYVPRTFGDSYIHASKINYFVENHTPLYAFAMPDSTKDEITIGNYIAELIEDKSCLQMGIGSIPNAVLANLTNHKGLGIHTEMFSDGIIPLVKSGVITGEHKGILKGKIVSTFADGSQELYDFINQNPVIEMKPTSFSNDPYKIAKNNRLISINSAIEVDVTGQVCADSIGTNVFSGVGGQIDFITGASMSKGGKSILALTSTTNKGVNKIVPSLKQGAGVVTSRAHVDYIITEFGVAKLSGKHIRDRVKAMVEIAHPDFRESIEREYFESIK
- a CDS encoding PaaI family thioesterase; this translates as MTPEKRKLIEESFNRSETLKFYNASLIESKTGFISIKIPKQSLMTRKHGMFNGATISSLVDVSSGYAAVSNYEDDCYVVTVELKVNFLNAALGDNLLSKSYVVKGGKKICVIRTEIFTVNDDLTNEKHVATSLVTMMRIK